Proteins from a single region of Calonectris borealis chromosome 14, bCalBor7.hap1.2, whole genome shotgun sequence:
- the LOC142088381 gene encoding ras-related and estrogen-regulated growth inhibitor-like, which produces MSFPRPLRRSVSLSPARTLRLVVLGQSAVGKTALTVRFITRRFIGDYDPTLEMIYRHMAVIDGEMVHFEILDTAGQEEDSLQIEEKIKWGDGFAVVYSVTDRCSFDEVMRLCFLINHIHSSPKRSSAGEQPPVVIVGNKKDLQFDRMVSTEDGENLSKALKLPFYEISTRDSYEETVAVFNTLYQELMRQGHFSPGSFKRRTVSKLMEKIPKMQASSTLNSAGRSLSFNSFRDYIPE; this is translated from the exons ATGAGCTTCCCGCGGCCCCTGCGCCGCTCCGTGAGCCTCAGCCCGGCCCGTACCCTGCGCCTCGTCGTGCTGGGGCAGAGCGCCGTGGGCAAGACAG CATTGACCGTAAGATTCATCACCAGGAGATTCATTGGAGACTACGACCCAACCCTCG AAATGATTTACAGACACATGGCCGTCATCGACGGGGAGATGGTGCACTTCGAGATCCTCGATACGGCAGGGCAG GAGGAGGATTCCCTGCAGATAGAGGAGAAGATCAAATGGGGCGATGGCTTCGCCGTGGTCTACTCGGTGACGGACAGGTGCAGCTTTGACGAGGTCATGCGGCTGTGTTTCCTCATCAACCACATCCACTCCAGTCCCAAGCGGAGCAGCGCGGGCGAGCAGCCCCCCGTGGTCATCGTGGGCAACAAGAAGGACTTGCAGTTCGACAGGATGGTGTCCACAGAGGATGGCGAAAACCTCTCCAAAGCCTTGAAGCTTCCTTTCTACGAGATCTCCACCCGGGACAGCTATGAAGAGACCGTGGCAGTGTTCAACACCCTCTACCAGGAGCTCATGAGACAGGGGCATTTCTCCCCGGGCTCCTTCAAGAGGAGGACAGTGTCGAAGCTGATGGAGAAGATCCCCAAGATGCAAGCCAGCTCCACCTTGAACTCAGCGGGCCGGAGCCTCAGCTTTAACTCCTTCAGGGACTACATCCCCGAGTGA
- the MRPL21 gene encoding large ribosomal subunit protein bL21m isoform X3: MIATGQYGRLFAVVHFASKQWKITSEDLIMMDNVLEAECGDRIRMEKVLLVGADDFTLIGRPLLGKDLVRVEATVIEKTESWPKINMRFWKRHNYQKKKIIVNPQTVLRINTIEIFPCLS; the protein is encoded by the exons ATGATCGCAACGGGGCAGTACGGAAGGCTCTTTGCTGTGGTCCACTTTGCCAGCAAGCAGTGGAAAATAACCAGTGAAGACTTGATTATGATGGACAACGTGCTGGAGGCTGAATGCGGAGACCGAATCCGGATGGAAAAG GTTTTGCTGGTTGGTGCTGATGACTTCACGCTTATTGGAAGGCCGCTCCTGGG gaaagatctCGTCCGTGTGGAGGCTACTGTGATTGAAAAGACGGAGTCATGGCCAAAAATTAACATGCGCTTTTGGAAGAGGCACAActatcaaaagaagaaaa tcATCGTGAACCCACAGACTGTCCTTCGGATAAACACCATAGAAATTTTCCCCTGTTTGTCATAA